The genomic DNA GCGCTGCCGTTTCCGGCGTCTCAATGCCGCAAAACACGGTGCAAAAGTAAGCTTCGCGCATCATTTCCAGCAGTTGCGGACTTTTGGCGATGTTCAAGGTAGCTTCGCAGGCGAACTGTACTGGGAATCCGTTCTTTTTCTGCCACTCGACAAGATGCGGCACCAGATCCAGCGCCGCCTTGCGGTTGCCGACAAAATTGTCGTCCACAAAATACACTGCGCCTGGGTTCCCGGATTTCAGCATGGCATCGAGTTCGGCCAGTACTTGCTCCGGAGACTTGAGTCGCGGGTTGCGTCCATACAGCTCTGGGATATCGCAGAACTCGCAGGTATAAGGGCATCCGCTGGAAAACTGAATGCTGGCGATGAAGTATTGATCCAGGCGGATAAGGTGGTAAGCGGGAATAGGGAACTGCTGCAAAGGCAACCGGTCCACCGTCTTGAACTGGATTTGCTGTTCCGGCCGGCTCGTGTGTCGATCCAGATACTCAATCAGTTGGTCGGTTGCGTCACCCAGTTCGCCCAGATGAAGAAGATCAAAATCCGGATAGTATTCCGCACATCCGGAAACCGATGGCCCGCCCAGCGCCGTGATCTTGCCATGGGCATGGGCCCGCTCATTGATGCGATTAATGTGGGGCCGCTGGATGTGCATGCCGCTTACCAGCACCGCATCCGCCCATTCGTAGTCGGCATCTGTGGCGGGATGATTATTTTCATCAACGAACCGCACCTCCCATTGCTTGGGCAGATAGGAGGCGATCAGCAGAATGCCTTGCGGGGGCATGAAGGCCCGTACTCCGCGCATCAGTTTATAAGCATGATGGAAGGTCCCGAATGAGCGGCTGTATTTTGGGAACACGCACAGGATTTTGCGAGTATTTCGCGGAGCATAGGTGCGTTGCTTATTTCCTGAAACGGACGCGGTTTCAATAGACGGAGCTGTCTCAAGCGAAGTGAGAGTGCCATTCATGTATTCAGTTTTCCAAACAGATAGAGTGATCGTGCCAAGCTACGTTACACGTACGGGTCC from Terriglobales bacterium includes the following:
- a CDS encoding B12-binding domain-containing radical SAM protein, which codes for MNGTLTSLETAPSIETASVSGNKQRTYAPRNTRKILCVFPKYSRSFGTFHHAYKLMRGVRAFMPPQGILLIASYLPKQWEVRFVDENNHPATDADYEWADAVLVSGMHIQRPHINRINERAHAHGKITALGGPSVSGCAEYYPDFDLLHLGELGDATDQLIEYLDRHTSRPEQQIQFKTVDRLPLQQFPIPAYHLIRLDQYFIASIQFSSGCPYTCEFCDIPELYGRNPRLKSPEQVLAELDAMLKSGNPGAVYFVDDNFVGNRKAALDLVPHLVEWQKKNGFPVQFACEATLNIAKSPQLLEMMREAYFCTVFCGIETPETAALKAMSKMQNLSVPMLDSIKLLNHYGMEVVSGIILGLDTDTAETVDHVLEFIRMSQIPMLTINILHALPKTPLWRRLEQEGRLVSDENRESNVKFMLPYEQVVEMWRRCLTTAYQPEFLYERFIYNVHNTYARRVPLPNSPARVNYASIRRGMSMLFHLLVRVGMFSSYRRTFWKMAWPALKKGDIESLIHVGLVGHHLIYFAKECERGEESASFYSQKLQEQDSSKLQTASSTS